In one Cronobacter dublinensis subsp. dublinensis LMG 23823 genomic region, the following are encoded:
- the aceA gene encoding isocitrate lyase, with translation MKTTRTQQIQQLEQEWTHPRWEGIRRPYSAQDVVKLRGSVNPECTLAQLGAARMWRLLHGESKKGYVNSLGALTGGQALQQAKAGIEAVYLSGWQVAADANLAASMYPDQSLYPANSVPAVVERINNTFRRADQIQWAAGIEPGDPRYVDYFLPIVADAEAGFGGVLNAFELMKAMIEAGAAAVHFEDQLASVKKCGHMGGKVLVPTQEAIQKLVAARLAADVMGVPTLLIARTDADAADLITSDCDPYDSEFITGERTSEGFFRTRAGVEQAISRGLAYAPYADLVWCETSTPDLDQARRFAEAIHARFPGKLLAYNCSPSFNWKKKLDDKTIASFQEELSAMGYKYQFITLAGIHSMWFNMFDLAHAYAQGEGMKHYVEKVQQPEFAAGKEGYTFVSHQQEVGTGYFDNVTTIIQGGASSVTALTGSTEEAQF, from the coding sequence ATGAAAACGACTCGTACCCAACAAATTCAGCAGTTAGAGCAGGAATGGACACACCCGCGCTGGGAAGGCATTCGTCGTCCTTACAGCGCGCAGGACGTGGTGAAATTACGCGGTTCGGTTAACCCGGAATGTACGCTGGCGCAGCTCGGCGCGGCCCGGATGTGGCGTCTGCTGCACGGCGAGTCAAAAAAAGGTTACGTCAACAGTCTCGGCGCGCTGACCGGCGGCCAGGCGCTGCAGCAGGCGAAGGCAGGGATCGAGGCGGTCTATCTTTCCGGCTGGCAGGTGGCGGCGGACGCTAACCTTGCGGCCAGCATGTACCCGGATCAATCGCTCTATCCGGCTAACTCGGTTCCGGCAGTGGTGGAGCGGATCAACAATACCTTCCGTCGCGCCGATCAGATCCAGTGGGCGGCGGGCATTGAGCCGGGCGATCCGCGCTATGTCGACTATTTCCTGCCGATCGTGGCCGATGCCGAGGCGGGGTTTGGCGGCGTACTTAATGCGTTCGAGTTAATGAAGGCCATGATTGAAGCCGGCGCGGCGGCGGTGCATTTTGAAGATCAGCTCGCCTCAGTGAAAAAGTGCGGCCATATGGGCGGCAAAGTGCTGGTGCCGACGCAGGAGGCTATCCAGAAGCTGGTGGCGGCACGCCTGGCGGCCGACGTGATGGGCGTACCGACGCTGCTTATTGCGCGCACCGATGCCGACGCGGCAGATCTCATCACCTCCGACTGCGATCCGTATGACAGCGAATTTATTACTGGCGAGCGCACCAGCGAGGGCTTCTTCCGCACCCGCGCAGGTGTCGAGCAGGCCATCAGCCGCGGACTCGCCTACGCGCCTTATGCGGATCTCGTGTGGTGCGAAACCTCCACGCCGGATCTCGACCAGGCCCGTCGCTTCGCCGAAGCCATCCATGCGCGCTTCCCTGGTAAACTGCTGGCTTACAACTGCTCGCCGTCTTTCAACTGGAAGAAAAAGCTCGATGACAAAACCATCGCGTCTTTCCAGGAGGAGCTGTCGGCGATGGGTTACAAATACCAGTTCATCACGCTCGCAGGCATCCACAGCATGTGGTTCAACATGTTCGATCTCGCCCACGCCTACGCGCAGGGCGAAGGGATGAAGCATTACGTCGAGAAAGTGCAGCAGCCGGAGTTCGCCGCAGGTAAAGAGGGCTACACCTTCGTCTCGCACCAGCAGGAAGTGGGCACTGGCTATTTCGACAACGTGACGACCATCATTCAGGGCGGCGCGTCGTCCGTCACGGCGCTGACAGGCTCGACCGAAGAAGCGCAGTTCTGA
- the aceK gene encoding bifunctional isocitrate dehydrogenase kinase/phosphatase: MPSRGLELLIAQTILQGFDAQYGRFLEITAGAQHRFEQADWHAVQQAMKSRIHLYDHHVGLVVEQLRCIMEGKATDADFLLRVKRHYTDLLPDYPRFEIAESFFNSVYCRLYDHRSLTPERLFIFSSQPERRFRTIARPLAKTFFPEQGWQPLLATLLGDLPLRLPWQDLARDIRYIIAHLGETLGPTRLAQAHLEVANELFYRNKAAWLVGKLRLPDATLPFLLPIHRSDDGELFVDTCLTGSAGASIVFGFARSYFMVYAPLPAALVEWLREILPGKTTAELYMAIGCQKHAKTESYREYLYYLRHADEQFIEAPGIRGMVMLVFTLPGFDRVFKVIKDRFAPQKEMSEAHVRACYQLVKEHDRVGRMADTQEFENFVIEKRRISPALMALLQQEVGQKLTDMGDAISISHLYIERRMVPLNLWLEQATGQQLRDAIEEYGNAIRQLAAANIFPGDMLFKNFGVTRHGRVVFYDYDEICYMTEVNFRDIPPPRYPEDELSAEPWYSVAPGDVFPEEFRHWLCADPKIGPLFEEMHSDLFSASYWRALQTRIREGHVEDVYAYRRRQRFCVRWPGPSADLESLISGLTPSTVSEG; the protein is encoded by the coding sequence ATGCCGTCGCGTGGACTCGAACTCCTCATCGCTCAGACCATCCTGCAAGGGTTTGACGCGCAATATGGCCGCTTTCTGGAGATCACGGCGGGTGCGCAGCATCGCTTCGAGCAGGCCGACTGGCACGCCGTCCAGCAGGCGATGAAAAGCCGCATCCATCTCTACGATCATCACGTCGGGCTGGTGGTGGAGCAACTGCGCTGCATCATGGAAGGAAAGGCTACCGATGCGGACTTTCTGCTGCGCGTAAAGCGCCACTACACCGATCTTCTTCCCGACTACCCGCGCTTTGAAATAGCCGAAAGCTTTTTCAATTCGGTCTACTGCCGACTGTACGACCACCGCTCCCTGACGCCGGAGCGGCTCTTTATTTTCAGTTCTCAACCGGAGCGACGTTTTCGCACCATCGCGCGCCCGCTCGCCAAAACGTTTTTCCCGGAACAGGGCTGGCAACCGTTGCTCGCCACCTTGCTTGGCGATCTGCCGCTGCGTCTGCCGTGGCAGGATTTAGCGCGCGACATTCGCTACATCATCGCGCATCTCGGTGAGACGCTCGGCCCGACGCGACTCGCACAGGCGCATCTGGAAGTAGCCAACGAACTGTTTTACCGCAACAAAGCTGCCTGGCTGGTGGGTAAACTGCGCCTGCCCGACGCCACGCTGCCTTTCCTGCTGCCGATTCATCGCAGCGACGACGGCGAACTCTTCGTCGACACCTGCCTCACCGGCAGTGCCGGAGCCAGTATCGTCTTCGGCTTCGCCCGCTCCTATTTCATGGTCTATGCGCCGCTGCCCGCCGCGCTCGTCGAGTGGCTGCGTGAAATCCTGCCGGGTAAAACCACGGCGGAGCTCTACATGGCGATTGGCTGTCAGAAACACGCCAAAACCGAAAGCTATCGCGAATACCTTTACTACCTGCGCCATGCCGACGAACAGTTCATTGAAGCGCCCGGCATTCGCGGCATGGTGATGCTGGTCTTCACACTGCCGGGGTTCGACCGGGTGTTTAAAGTCATCAAAGACCGTTTCGCCCCGCAGAAGGAGATGAGCGAAGCGCACGTGCGCGCCTGCTATCAGCTGGTTAAAGAGCACGACCGCGTCGGGCGCATGGCGGACACCCAGGAATTTGAGAATTTCGTTATCGAAAAACGGCGAATCAGCCCGGCGCTGATGGCGTTGCTGCAACAGGAGGTCGGGCAGAAACTCACCGACATGGGCGACGCCATTTCCATCAGCCATCTTTATATTGAGCGGCGAATGGTGCCGCTCAACCTCTGGCTTGAGCAGGCGACCGGCCAGCAGTTGCGCGACGCCATCGAAGAATATGGCAACGCTATCCGCCAGCTCGCCGCCGCCAATATCTTCCCCGGCGATATGCTGTTTAAAAACTTCGGCGTCACACGCCACGGACGGGTCGTTTTCTACGACTATGACGAGATTTGCTACATGACCGAGGTGAACTTTCGCGATATCCCGCCGCCGCGCTACCCGGAAGACGAGCTCAGCGCCGAGCCCTGGTACAGCGTCGCCCCCGGCGACGTCTTCCCGGAAGAGTTTCGCCACTGGCTCTGCGCCGATCCGAAAATCGGTCCGCTGTTTGAAGAGATGCACAGCGACCTGTTCAGCGCCAGCTACTGGCGCGCGCTACAGACGCGCATTCGTGAAGGGCATGTGGAGGATGTGTATGCGTACCGCCGAAGGCAACGGTTCTGTGTTCGCTGGCCAGGTCCGAGCGCCGACCTGGAGAGTCTCATTTCCGGGCTGACGCCCTCGACGGTGAGCGAAGGGTAG